A window of the Deltaproteobacteria bacterium genome harbors these coding sequences:
- a CDS encoding N-acetylneuraminate synthase family protein yields the protein MSKYNFDGLFIFEMANNHQGDLEHGLRIINEVAKEAYHADVRGAFKFQFRDLDTFIHPDHQSGSTNKHIPRFLSTRLSQDQFKTLFDEVRKRGLVTICTPFDETSVDHIVRQGIEIIKIGSCSAKDWPLLEKVSQTGKPVICSTGGLEIADIDKLVSFFNHRGVNFALMHCVSSYPTPHKDLYLNQIETMKNRYSGVPIGFSTHEAPDDPTPVVVAYAKGARLFEKHVAIPTDKHKINSYSATPEQIRKWLEAYRKAVEICGARTRRPITREEEADLNTLKRGVYARTPIRKGQSVKAEDVFFAMPLQEKQLKSEVWREGIIADADYEKNQPLATHLVSETPTRKEIIYSMIHEIKGMLNEAKIPIGREFYIEMSHHYGVERFREFGAILITVINRSYCKKLVIQLPHQAHPNHFHKRKEETFQVLWGELEIEAEGVKKTLYPGDLYLVQAGVWHSFSTRTGVIFEEISTTAFNDDSFYEDKTIASMKREERKTQLENWGRYYFYQENGTLHE from the coding sequence ATGAGCAAATACAATTTCGACGGCCTTTTCATCTTCGAAATGGCTAATAATCACCAAGGTGATCTTGAGCATGGATTGAGGATCATCAATGAAGTGGCAAAGGAGGCCTATCATGCCGATGTTCGGGGGGCCTTTAAGTTTCAGTTTCGTGACCTGGATACCTTCATTCATCCAGATCACCAGTCAGGTTCCACGAATAAGCATATTCCTCGTTTCCTCTCGACCCGGCTCTCTCAAGATCAATTCAAGACCCTCTTCGATGAAGTCCGTAAACGAGGACTCGTCACGATCTGTACCCCCTTTGACGAGACCTCAGTCGATCATATTGTCAGACAAGGTATAGAGATCATCAAAATTGGAAGTTGTTCAGCAAAAGACTGGCCACTTCTTGAAAAAGTTTCGCAAACAGGAAAGCCAGTAATCTGCTCCACAGGCGGTCTGGAAATCGCTGATATTGATAAGCTTGTTAGTTTTTTTAACCATCGAGGTGTCAACTTCGCTCTCATGCACTGTGTCAGCAGTTATCCAACACCCCATAAAGACCTCTATCTGAACCAGATCGAGACAATGAAAAATAGATATTCTGGGGTCCCTATCGGTTTCTCGACACATGAAGCCCCAGATGATCCCACTCCAGTCGTTGTTGCTTATGCAAAAGGGGCTAGACTTTTTGAAAAACATGTCGCGATTCCCACGGATAAACATAAGATCAATTCCTACTCAGCAACTCCCGAACAGATAAGGAAATGGCTTGAGGCCTATCGCAAGGCTGTTGAAATCTGTGGCGCACGTACCCGAAGACCGATCACGCGTGAAGAGGAAGCTGACCTGAATACCTTAAAGAGAGGGGTCTATGCTCGGACCCCGATAAGAAAAGGACAATCGGTCAAAGCAGAGGATGTCTTCTTTGCCATGCCCTTGCAGGAAAAGCAGCTCAAGAGTGAGGTGTGGCGTGAGGGAATTATTGCAGATGCCGACTATGAAAAAAACCAGCCCCTTGCAACCCATCTTGTTAGTGAAACGCCCACACGGAAGGAAATCATTTATTCAATGATTCATGAGATCAAGGGGATGCTCAATGAGGCGAAGATACCGATTGGGCGTGAGTTCTACATTGAGATGTCACATCATTATGGTGTCGAGCGATTTCGAGAATTTGGAGCCATTCTGATCACTGTGATCAATAGAAGTTATTGCAAGAAATTGGTTATTCAACTTCCTCATCAGGCACATCCGAATCATTTCCATAAAAGGAAAGAGGAAACCTTTCAGGTCCTCTGGGGAGAGCTAGAGATCGAAGCGGAGGGGGTTAAGAAAACTCTATATCCAGGGGATCTCTACCTTGTTCAAGCCGGTGTTTGGCATAGTTTCAGTACAAGAACAGGCGTGATTTTTGAGGAAATCTCAACGACAGCCTTTAACGACGACTCCTTTTACGAGGACAAAACCATCGCCTCCATGAAACGGGAGGAGAGGAAGACACAGCTTGAAAACTGGGGGAGATATTACTTCTATCAGGAGAACGGAACCCTCCATGAGTGA
- a CDS encoding class I SAM-dependent methyltransferase: MAVEVSGYTFVRCLECNLYYVNPQPSTEELEHRYAEYYLDHQWQNGEADFNRKILKIVSSLKSNGSVLDIGCGNGQLLSFFKQKGHRTVGWEISRGKGVEHAEKVYGLEIFVGTQDEFRKQYGSQQNFDICILSNVLEHLKNPFVVLEEIHRQLKDDGLLVIIVPNLFLHLLVGRLRQWLGKSDPFLIEKKPPPLVAFDAPLHLTAFSPGTLKKMLAKAGYQTTLMRHAPAVFSGKLGFVVKDLLKRLLVPLSNTINYLTTGKVLIGYSILAIAKKLEKKSSKEMQTYIDSQ, encoded by the coding sequence GTGGCTGTTGAAGTCTCTGGCTACACCTTTGTCCGTTGCCTTGAATGTAACCTTTACTATGTCAACCCACAACCGTCTACTGAAGAATTGGAACATCGTTATGCTGAGTATTATTTGGATCATCAATGGCAAAATGGCGAAGCAGATTTTAACCGGAAAATTCTCAAAATTGTTTCTTCTCTTAAGTCGAACGGTTCTGTTCTTGATATTGGTTGTGGAAATGGACAGCTTTTATCTTTCTTCAAGCAAAAGGGTCACCGCACAGTGGGGTGGGAAATCAGCCGTGGGAAGGGAGTTGAACATGCCGAAAAAGTTTACGGTTTGGAAATATTTGTTGGGACACAAGATGAATTCAGAAAACAGTATGGTTCTCAACAAAATTTCGACATTTGTATCTTGTCGAACGTTCTGGAACATTTAAAAAACCCTTTTGTGGTTCTCGAGGAGATTCATCGTCAATTAAAAGACGACGGCTTGCTCGTGATCATCGTCCCAAATCTCTTTTTACATCTTCTTGTGGGACGCCTTCGCCAGTGGCTTGGGAAAAGTGATCCGTTTCTTATTGAGAAAAAACCCCCGCCCCTTGTTGCCTTTGATGCCCCACTGCACTTAACCGCCTTTTCTCCAGGAACTTTGAAAAAAATGCTTGCTAAGGCAGGTTATCAAACAACTCTTATGAGACATGCCCCGGCCGTTTTCTCAGGGAAATTAGGCTTTGTTGTAAAGGATTTACTCAAGAGATTGCTTGTTCCGCTCTCCAATACGATTAATTACCTGACAACCGGCAAGGTTTTAATTGGTTATTCGATTCTCGCCATTGCTAAAAAACTTGAGAAAAAATCATCCAAGGAAATGCAGACTTATATTGACTCTCAGTGA
- the rfaE1 gene encoding D-glycero-beta-D-manno-heptose-7-phosphate kinase has translation MSFTSDELIRFIERARKLKLLLIGDFMVDCYLWGETNRISPEAPVPVVSVSKEERTFGGAGNVLKNLIPYEPKIVVVTIFGKGAYDDFARKELTRLGVPLDGILTDPDRPVGIKTRVLAGSQHLLRIDREKAEAISPQWENQILKKVDQMIDQCDVVLASDYGKGILTPKVLSHLIKSAAKHEVPLLIDPKGYDYKIYRGCFLITPNTREAEQAVGFPIRNESDVEKAGRKLLRETGANAILITRGKEGMTLFERNTKSCYVPAMAKEVFDVTGAGDTVLAFLGLGIGMGFPLRKTAELANTAAGIVVGKLGAATATPNELIESTTGPNLFHQKIKLKEELSTLVQELQKKGKRVVFTNGCFDLIHPGHLSVLEKAKGKGDVLIVGLNSDQSVKKLKGNGRPIQKQQDRAQVLSALAYVDYVTIFDELTPDLLIRNLRPDLLVKGGDYDPKKIVGSDFVRSIGGSVETVPFIDNHSTSEILGRIQSIQEEKNKWVSTK, from the coding sequence ATGAGCTTTACATCAGATGAACTTATTCGATTTATCGAACGAGCACGAAAACTGAAGCTGCTGCTCATTGGCGACTTTATGGTCGATTGTTACCTTTGGGGGGAAACAAATCGGATTTCTCCGGAGGCACCTGTCCCCGTCGTCTCTGTCTCAAAGGAAGAACGAACATTTGGCGGTGCTGGAAACGTCCTAAAAAATCTAATCCCCTATGAACCGAAAATTGTTGTTGTCACGATATTTGGCAAGGGTGCTTACGATGATTTTGCCCGCAAGGAGCTCACGAGGTTAGGGGTCCCCCTTGATGGAATCTTAACGGATCCGGACCGCCCTGTTGGAATCAAAACCAGAGTTCTTGCCGGTTCACAGCATCTCCTCCGAATTGACCGAGAAAAAGCTGAAGCCATCTCACCTCAGTGGGAAAACCAAATCTTGAAGAAAGTGGATCAGATGATTGATCAGTGCGATGTTGTCCTTGCCTCTGATTATGGAAAAGGAATTTTAACCCCGAAGGTTCTCTCTCATCTCATTAAATCCGCTGCAAAACATGAAGTCCCACTTCTCATTGATCCTAAAGGATATGATTACAAGATCTATAGAGGCTGCTTTCTCATAACCCCTAATACCAGGGAAGCAGAACAGGCAGTTGGTTTTCCTATCCGAAATGAATCTGATGTAGAAAAGGCGGGTCGCAAACTCCTCAGAGAAACGGGAGCCAATGCTATTCTGATAACCCGAGGTAAAGAGGGCATGACCCTCTTTGAGAGAAATACTAAATCCTGTTATGTTCCCGCCATGGCAAAGGAGGTCTTTGATGTCACTGGAGCGGGAGATACTGTCCTGGCCTTCTTGGGACTCGGAATCGGAATGGGATTCCCTCTCCGCAAGACGGCAGAACTTGCAAACACCGCAGCCGGGATTGTCGTCGGGAAACTTGGGGCCGCTACAGCGACCCCCAATGAGCTTATTGAATCAACAACTGGGCCAAACCTCTTCCATCAGAAGATTAAACTGAAAGAAGAATTGTCAACTCTTGTCCAAGAGTTGCAAAAGAAAGGGAAAAGGGTCGTCTTTACCAATGGCTGCTTTGATCTTATTCATCCGGGTCATCTCTCCGTCCTCGAAAAGGCAAAGGGGAAAGGGGATGTTTTGATCGTCGGGCTCAATAGCGACCAATCTGTAAAAAAACTCAAAGGAAATGGACGGCCTATCCAAAAGCAACAGGACCGGGCTCAAGTTCTTTCGGCATTGGCCTATGTCGATTACGTAACTATTTTTGATGAACTCACGCCGGATCTTCTTATTCGGAACCTCCGTCCGGATCTTTTAGTGAAAGGGGGGGATTACGATCCAAAGAAGATCGTCGGTAGCGATTTTGTCCGCTCGATTGGTGGGAGCGTTGAAACAGTCCCTTTTATTGATAACCACTCAACATCAGAAATATTAGGAAGAATTCAGTCGATACAAGAAGAGAAAAACAAATGGGTGTCAACCAAATAG
- a CDS encoding NAD(P)-dependent oxidoreductase produces MTTTRQSFAITGANGYLGTFLVKFLRDKGHRVIKLGRNLSPNEKEVYPYHLGETVSPDFLREIDTLIHCAYDFSAVTKEEIFKSNVGGSIKLFNEASQAGVPKIVFISSMSAFPGCLSLYGQGKLEVEKKSAPLGVISIRPGMIYDESPKGIVGIMDKIVHSLPLIPLIGKGDQPLFFCHVEDLAHLVLEIAEGRIPRPVKPIIAAHPSGKTFQQMFEILANRRQKKVATIPCPAWIPWLLLKTLEKIGLRLRLKSDNVVSLTSTLSNPDFTSLHPAGTQFRAFT; encoded by the coding sequence ATGACCACCACCAGGCAATCTTTTGCTATCACTGGGGCCAACGGTTATCTAGGGACCTTTCTCGTTAAATTTTTAAGAGACAAGGGACACCGAGTCATAAAACTTGGCCGAAACCTGTCGCCCAATGAGAAAGAGGTGTACCCTTATCACCTCGGAGAGACGGTCTCCCCTGATTTCCTGAGAGAGATCGATACCCTGATACATTGCGCCTACGACTTTTCGGCAGTAACAAAGGAAGAAATTTTTAAGTCTAATGTAGGGGGCTCTATCAAGCTCTTCAACGAGGCTTCACAGGCCGGTGTTCCCAAAATTGTTTTCATATCCTCCATGAGTGCCTTCCCCGGTTGCCTATCACTTTATGGACAGGGAAAGCTTGAAGTGGAGAAAAAATCGGCCCCTTTAGGAGTGATCAGCATACGCCCCGGCATGATTTATGATGAAAGCCCCAAGGGGATTGTCGGGATTATGGATAAAATTGTCCATTCATTGCCATTGATCCCCCTTATTGGAAAGGGGGATCAACCTCTTTTCTTTTGCCATGTAGAAGACCTGGCACACCTGGTTTTAGAAATTGCCGAAGGGCGTATTCCAAGACCTGTGAAACCAATTATTGCAGCCCATCCTAGCGGGAAGACGTTTCAGCAAATGTTTGAGATCCTTGCGAATAGGCGCCAGAAAAAGGTGGCAACGATCCCTTGCCCCGCCTGGATCCCTTGGCTACTGCTCAAGACCCTCGAAAAAATAGGTCTTCGACTTCGTTTAAAGAGCGATAATGTTGTGAGTTTGACCTCTACACTTTCAAACCCTGACTTTACTTCCCTTCATCCTGCTGGGACTCAATTTAGAGCTTTCACTTAA
- a CDS encoding B12-binding domain-containing radical SAM protein: MTKRKIVLVRPFIREYVNSQSSESFESNIGLVPPLNIVCLSGAVREAGHEVLIYDCERSDSTEAGYQKFLKEHNPDVIGISIMTPNFHGAHHSAKLARKAVPNAKIICGGTHLTIFPKETLEYSEFDYAFSGEGEGPLVQFLDNLDSLNEAEIPGFVWRKGDEIIANSDEAMNENLDVLPLPAYDLLDLDFYQMPNSDKRLISLYLSRGCPYKCGFCYRNPQLLQVRFKSVDRALEEIGLLVEKYGIKSINFVDETISIKKKWFLEFCEKLAAKNWDLKWQSPTRVTSIDEEIVKAAKKAGCHTFRFGLESGSPRILEKIDKHINLEATRRAVKLCRQYGIKTVGYFIVGYLDETPETIQETIRFAKALKLSYAAFFPATPMPNTALLYESEARGLVPKDYWRNFVLGKTLEPLPFVYPNAGDWAAKAYRSFYFSPKYVLRQMKEWDFYKKLPNNIRVAWDFLTMKYHRQQISITSLRHV, from the coding sequence ATGACAAAACGTAAGATAGTTCTGGTTCGACCCTTCATTCGTGAGTATGTCAATAGCCAATCGTCAGAGAGTTTTGAGTCAAACATTGGCTTAGTTCCTCCGCTGAACATCGTTTGCTTGTCTGGAGCGGTACGAGAAGCGGGTCATGAGGTCCTCATCTACGATTGTGAACGATCAGATTCAACTGAGGCAGGATATCAAAAATTCTTAAAGGAACATAATCCGGATGTCATTGGGATCAGCATTATGACCCCTAATTTTCATGGTGCGCATCATTCAGCAAAATTAGCCCGGAAGGCGGTCCCCAATGCAAAAATTATTTGTGGTGGAACCCATTTAACCATTTTCCCAAAAGAGACATTGGAATATTCTGAATTCGATTACGCCTTCTCCGGCGAAGGAGAAGGGCCATTAGTTCAATTTCTAGACAATCTCGATTCTTTAAATGAGGCTGAAATACCCGGCTTCGTCTGGAGAAAAGGAGATGAGATTATTGCAAATTCTGACGAGGCAATGAACGAAAATTTGGATGTTCTCCCTCTGCCAGCTTATGACCTTTTGGATTTGGATTTTTATCAAATGCCTAATTCAGACAAACGCCTCATCTCGTTGTATCTGTCACGTGGCTGCCCCTATAAATGTGGGTTTTGCTACAGAAATCCACAACTGCTCCAGGTCCGGTTCAAGAGTGTCGATCGAGCCCTGGAAGAGATCGGTCTGCTTGTTGAAAAATATGGAATCAAATCAATTAATTTTGTGGATGAGACAATCTCGATCAAGAAAAAATGGTTCCTCGAGTTCTGCGAGAAACTTGCCGCAAAAAATTGGGATTTAAAGTGGCAATCGCCAACCCGGGTCACAAGCATTGATGAAGAAATTGTGAAGGCGGCAAAAAAGGCGGGTTGTCATACGTTCCGATTTGGTCTTGAATCAGGCTCCCCAAGGATTTTGGAGAAAATTGACAAGCATATTAATCTGGAGGCGACAAGAAGGGCGGTAAAGCTTTGCAGGCAATATGGGATCAAGACGGTTGGCTATTTCATTGTCGGGTATTTAGATGAAACACCTGAAACGATACAGGAGACCATCCGATTTGCAAAGGCATTGAAGCTGAGTTATGCGGCCTTTTTCCCGGCAACACCTATGCCGAATACGGCGCTCTTATACGAAAGCGAGGCCCGTGGCTTAGTGCCAAAGGATTATTGGAGAAACTTCGTGCTCGGGAAAACTCTGGAGCCACTTCCTTTTGTCTACCCAAACGCTGGGGATTGGGCAGCAAAGGCTTACAGAAGCTTTTATTTTTCACCAAAATACGTGCTACGCCAGATGAAGGAGTGGGATTTTTACAAAAAACTGCCCAACAATATCAGGGTGGCGTGGGACTTCTTGACAATGAAATATCATCGGCAGCAAATATCGATCACATCCTTGCGGCATGTGTAA
- a CDS encoding B12-binding domain-containing radical SAM protein: protein MKVMFIAMGAENVSIEYLSTVLKQQGHTVMLEFDRALFNDKQYFSVNFLAKMFSDKKRVIRNIIQKQPDVLALSCFTDNYQWNASIAREVKKALDIPVIIGGYHPTSAPDTCLEEGPFDFVCVGEGEVALVQLLKILEKKKEEKQGVPGWYQDEEYPVGNIYYKRYGQAVKNSLLPNADPNTWPEPDKEIFESFIDIKNYYLTVTLKGCIQKCTFCGESFLWDHENTDNKLGKFLREKPVETVLSEFKKMKARYDIKIADIKNNILSGSKTWRREFLTRYKDEVAVPFRIMGHPLQMADKEYCQLLKDAHCWHVQMGVETMNSDVRKLLDRDETNEHVYQSVANMDEVGLEYSCDFILGLPGETEEDIVRALRMVTKAKKLRRASVFWLQYLPGAGITKHALEKGFINQSIDLSAINRGLQDHYMSTGSVLESERIHFLKMYHILFRLAPVMPYRLLEFILKHKFQRVFKYVPMQTLIIAAIDVVVSYIKNDHYAKMAVRSVLKDAWKRLIHFQIDWLAPFRIKGKVTTSEQGVGGLTQLPSLQIGLSQIGE, encoded by the coding sequence ATGAAAGTCATGTTTATAGCGATGGGGGCCGAGAATGTCTCGATCGAGTATCTCTCAACAGTCCTCAAACAACAGGGTCATACAGTGATGCTGGAATTCGATCGTGCCCTTTTCAATGACAAACAGTATTTCTCCGTAAATTTCCTGGCCAAGATGTTTTCAGACAAAAAAAGGGTGATCCGAAATATTATTCAAAAACAACCTGACGTTTTAGCCCTCTCCTGCTTTACGGATAACTATCAATGGAATGCAAGCATTGCGCGAGAGGTTAAGAAGGCCCTCGACATCCCGGTCATCATTGGTGGTTATCATCCCACGAGTGCACCGGATACCTGTTTAGAGGAAGGGCCATTCGACTTTGTTTGCGTCGGAGAAGGAGAAGTCGCTCTTGTGCAACTTCTCAAAATTCTTGAGAAGAAGAAGGAAGAAAAACAAGGGGTGCCTGGCTGGTATCAAGATGAAGAATACCCCGTTGGGAATATCTACTACAAACGGTATGGCCAAGCTGTCAAAAATAGCCTCTTACCAAATGCAGATCCCAATACATGGCCCGAGCCTGACAAAGAAATCTTTGAGTCTTTTATCGACATCAAAAACTATTACCTCACGGTCACCCTAAAGGGTTGCATTCAAAAATGCACCTTTTGCGGAGAAAGCTTCCTCTGGGACCATGAAAACACCGACAATAAATTAGGGAAATTCTTGAGAGAAAAGCCGGTTGAAACAGTCCTTTCTGAATTCAAAAAGATGAAAGCGAGATATGATATCAAGATTGCTGATATCAAAAACAATATCCTCTCAGGTTCAAAAACATGGCGGAGAGAATTTTTGACCCGATACAAGGATGAAGTTGCTGTTCCATTTCGCATCATGGGTCATCCCCTGCAGATGGCCGATAAAGAATACTGCCAACTATTAAAAGACGCGCATTGCTGGCACGTTCAGATGGGTGTTGAGACAATGAATTCGGATGTCCGAAAGTTGCTTGATCGGGATGAGACCAATGAACATGTTTACCAGTCGGTCGCCAACATGGATGAGGTCGGGCTCGAGTATTCGTGCGACTTTATCCTGGGACTCCCAGGAGAGACTGAGGAGGATATCGTTAGGGCCCTCCGGATGGTCACAAAGGCAAAGAAGCTTCGACGGGCCTCTGTTTTCTGGCTCCAGTATCTTCCAGGAGCTGGAATTACGAAACATGCCCTTGAAAAGGGCTTTATTAATCAATCGATAGATCTCAGTGCTATTAATCGAGGTCTTCAAGATCATTACATGTCAACCGGCTCCGTGTTGGAGAGTGAAAGGATTCACTTTCTGAAGATGTATCACATTCTTTTCCGACTTGCTCCCGTGATGCCCTACCGGTTGCTTGAGTTTATCCTCAAACACAAGTTTCAGAGGGTCTTTAAATATGTCCCGATGCAGACCTTGATCATTGCAGCAATTGACGTGGTGGTTTCCTACATTAAAAATGACCATTACGCCAAGATGGCTGTTCGATCGGTTCTCAAGGATGCCTGGAAGCGGCTCATCCATTTCCAGATTGATTGGCTAGCGCCTTTCAGAATCAAAGGCAAGGTGACTACCAGTGAACAAGGCGTTGGGGGCTTGACCCAATTGCCGTCGCTCCAAATCGGCCTCAGTCAGATCGGCGAATAG
- a CDS encoding alkaline phosphatase family protein — protein sequence MTTIILKLVRLFYNEKVEDACTRLLYFFNTLNSFFIFSGLASLTFLVWYLKLTDVYLNPIALLTMFVSLIAFFIILRIADFYPTFILFNLPAFILLISYAGGSIALQSLIPNIIIFALIQAIFMGVPDSIVGRNLGIIPKKFLWSLITIAPTTVSFLISVYFSLHLTLLLYVSQIPKSPTINLALWGLILLAGLLTYAVRPRNKYSKNFRVPHHGAQYKRVILLAIDGCRYDVFRTLKLPNLEKLASEGARFKNGLETIYRALTNPGFASLMTGCPPEVHGIRDNNFGQEIRVEGLPDITPTKIYGSMHMKHFAKKEWEVKVISLPTHSIYHSDDEMMKLLKEDLLRDSKTRLFVTDFSEADFLGHAYGSTSEDYKNAIIRIDRRIGEFVEWLKLNNLAEDTALIVTSDHGTSEIDHSYKIRPGEKYVPCILWGKHLKKGYVYEERYSIMDIPCNIAYLLGIPYPNKARGRVFLEAFANIDAEAEKTKWVADMNNAFYSAFSNDYIEEHPEIYEGDGQWWSHQFHRLLSGPLKDKKINILDFGAGAGFVGQTFQGLHQLQDRVQDFVVYDSNKEILETAKSYLKKGYFRFESSFETIEKNEKYFDIIAINSVLHHFYDPKTILERLKKLLKPGGIFIGAHEPNKRFFRNRIAALLASLFKRLGGGKTFDDQKLETMNHYLSNLYGQKLHYSKEEIFQIAEFHSPIEQSQYGVDREIGFDSNVLENEFYKDFEVLELKSYTSFFHRKNLKKFPVVQKILERLFHSLFKSGNLLSYVVRSV from the coding sequence ATGACAACAATAATTCTCAAATTAGTCCGCTTATTCTATAACGAAAAAGTGGAGGATGCCTGTACACGCCTCCTTTACTTCTTCAATACCTTAAACTCGTTCTTCATCTTTTCCGGACTCGCCTCTCTGACGTTTCTTGTTTGGTACTTGAAATTAACGGATGTTTACTTGAACCCGATTGCCCTCTTGACGATGTTCGTCTCCTTGATCGCCTTTTTCATCATTCTTAGAATTGCCGACTTCTACCCTACTTTCATCTTGTTTAATCTCCCAGCTTTCATTCTTCTCATTTCTTACGCTGGAGGAAGTATCGCCCTTCAATCTCTTATCCCAAATATCATTATTTTTGCTCTCATTCAGGCGATTTTTATGGGAGTTCCTGACTCCATCGTGGGGCGAAATTTGGGCATCATCCCGAAGAAATTCCTGTGGTCATTAATCACTATTGCGCCAACAACAGTCTCATTTTTGATCAGCGTTTATTTTTCTCTTCATTTGACTCTCCTCCTCTACGTATCTCAAATTCCCAAATCACCAACAATAAACCTCGCCCTCTGGGGCCTGATCCTCCTCGCCGGCCTTTTGACTTACGCTGTCCGTCCCCGAAACAAATACTCAAAAAACTTCAGGGTTCCTCACCACGGAGCTCAATACAAACGGGTTATCCTTCTTGCTATTGATGGATGTCGTTATGATGTCTTTCGGACCCTAAAACTCCCGAATCTGGAAAAACTTGCCTCGGAAGGGGCTCGTTTCAAAAACGGTCTGGAGACAATCTATCGTGCCTTGACAAACCCCGGCTTTGCCAGCTTGATGACCGGTTGTCCCCCCGAGGTTCATGGGATTCGAGACAACAATTTCGGACAGGAGATCCGCGTCGAAGGGCTTCCAGACATTACCCCCACGAAGATTTATGGTTCGATGCACATGAAGCACTTTGCCAAAAAGGAATGGGAGGTAAAGGTTATCTCGCTACCAACCCATTCAATTTATCATTCTGACGATGAGATGATGAAGCTTCTTAAAGAAGATCTCTTACGAGATTCAAAAACACGATTATTTGTCACCGATTTCAGTGAGGCCGACTTTCTCGGACATGCCTATGGATCGACTTCAGAGGACTACAAAAACGCTATTATCCGAATCGACCGGCGAATTGGTGAGTTTGTGGAGTGGCTCAAATTAAACAATCTGGCAGAGGACACCGCATTGATTGTCACCTCGGATCATGGCACGAGCGAGATCGACCACTCTTACAAAATTCGGCCGGGGGAAAAATATGTCCCCTGTATCCTATGGGGCAAACATCTCAAAAAGGGATACGTGTATGAAGAACGCTACAGCATTATGGATATCCCGTGTAATATTGCTTACCTTTTGGGGATCCCTTATCCCAATAAGGCTCGAGGTCGGGTCTTCCTCGAGGCCTTTGCGAATATCGATGCCGAGGCAGAAAAGACAAAATGGGTCGCCGATATGAACAATGCTTTTTATTCCGCCTTCTCAAACGACTACATCGAGGAACACCCGGAGATCTATGAAGGCGATGGCCAATGGTGGAGTCACCAGTTTCATCGGCTCCTCTCGGGTCCCCTAAAAGACAAAAAAATCAATATCCTCGATTTCGGTGCGGGAGCAGGATTTGTCGGGCAGACATTCCAGGGGCTGCATCAGCTCCAGGATCGTGTTCAGGATTTCGTGGTTTACGATTCTAATAAGGAAATTCTTGAAACAGCGAAATCATACCTTAAAAAAGGCTATTTTAGGTTTGAATCCAGCTTCGAAACCATTGAGAAAAACGAAAAGTATTTTGATATTATCGCCATCAATAGTGTTCTTCATCATTTTTACGATCCCAAGACAATTCTTGAGCGATTGAAAAAGCTACTAAAACCAGGTGGGATTTTCATCGGGGCGCATGAACCAAACAAACGTTTTTTTAGGAACAGAATCGCTGCCCTCCTGGCAAGCCTTTTTAAGCGCCTGGGAGGGGGGAAGACGTTCGACGATCAAAAATTGGAGACAATGAATCACTATCTATCAAATTTATATGGGCAAAAGCTTCATTATTCAAAAGAAGAAATCTTTCAGATTGCCGAATTTCATAGTCCGATAGAACAATCTCAATATGGTGTTGACAGGGAAATCGGCTTCGACTCTAATGTGCTAGAAAATGAGTTTTATAAAGATTTCGAGGTGCTTGAGTTGAAAAGTTACACATCGTTTTTCCACAGAAAGAACTTAAAGAAGTTTCCTGTTGTTCAAAAAATACTTGAGAGACTGTTCCATTCCCTATTTAAGTCTGGCAACCTGCTCTCTTATGTAGTAAGAAGTGTCTAA